From Bufo gargarizans isolate SCDJY-AF-19 chromosome 10, ASM1485885v1, whole genome shotgun sequence, the proteins below share one genomic window:
- the LOC122920745 gene encoding P2Y purinoceptor 1-like, which translates to MELPSEQRAENDFCEKAGSFLSTIQRIIFPITFLFILVVGFSLNLSVMWILVSRIKRWNRSTIFLFNLVLADITWILCLPFLIYYHFNHLHWIFGDAICKLTRTVYHTCYYCSIYFVTCLSIDRYLAIVHPLKSLRLLKKHQSLLVCLTIWAATTLSSVPVIFIAGTQVCKTNKTICGNYVFSQETHVTLPYSLFSTTIGCLLPFASICYCYCSSVWELRRIEMHRLKKRDLLTKLMCSALVTFALLYLPYHASRNSCIVLRILWPHAPLVIERADALFFIEMAVCSLNTCINPLFCFLAGGDFREQVCKIAHSMPPFKRWRLRNRRAAVCPM; encoded by the exons ATGGAACTACCCTCCGAGCAG agggcCGAGAATGACTTTTGTGAAAAAGCAGGTTCCTTCCTGAGCACCATTCAGAGGATCATATTTCCCATCACCTTCCTCTTCATTCTCGTGGTTGGTTTTTCCCTGAACCTCTCGGTGATGTGGATCCTGGTGTCTCGAATCAAGCGATGGAACAGGAGCACCATCTTCCTCTTCAACTTGGTCTTGGCCGACATCACTTGGATACTTTGCCTTCCGTTTCTTATCTACTACCACTTTAACCATCTGCACTGGATATTTGGAGATGCCATCTGCAAGCTGACCCGGACTGTCTACCATACCTGCTATTACTGTAGCATCTATTTTGTCACCTGCTTGAGCATAGATCGCTACTTGGCCATAGTCCATCCTCTCAAGTCCCTAAGACTCCTCAAGAAGCACCAATCTCTGCTAGTCTGCTTGACCATTTGGGCAGCCACTACTTTGAGTAGCGTACCCGTGATCTTCATAGCTGGAACCCAGGTTTGCAAAACCAATAAAACCATTTGCGGCAACTATGTATTTTCTCAAGAAACTCATGTGACTCTTCCGTACTCATTATTCTCCACCACCATAGGTTGCCTCCTGCCCTTTGCCTCCATATGTTATTGCTACTGCAGCAGTGTGTGGGAGCTGAGGAGGATTGAGATGCACAGGTTGAAGAAGAGAGACCTCTTGACCAAGCTCATGTGCTCTGCTCTGGTGACCTTTGCTCTTCTCTATCTGCCCTATCATGCCTCCAGGAACTCCTGTATCGTCTTAAGGATTCTCTGGCCGCACGCTCCTCTGGTTATTGAACGAGCAGATGCCTTGTTCTTCATAGAGATGGCCGTGTGCAGTTTAAACACTTGCATCAATCCCTTGTTTTGTTTCCTCGCTGGGGGAGATTTTCGAGAGCAAGTCTGCAAAATTGCCCATTCCATGCCACCTTTCAAGAGGTGGAGGCTGAGGAACAGAAGAGCGGCTGTCTGCCCCATGTAA
- the ANO5 gene encoding anoctamin-5 isoform X5, giving the protein MNRSGGKEEETLIEMSGAGEDLNGPLYEINSNADSEIPSNSEIDKHHQSKDSVFFRDGVRRIDFVISYVDEPNKEVDRRKAERRREFELNLQKAGLELETEDKKESENGKNYFVKIHAPWEVLSTYAEVLNIKMPLKENDMVVTTENPLNWFLKFFKLPYDVMNPEPDYFTAPFSKQRQELFYIRDQNTFFTPATRNRIVYYILSRCPYGIGEEKRKFGIKRLLSNGTYTAAFPLHDCQYWKKSQDVNCESERYTLHKHWARFGKFYKEQPHDLIRKYYGEKIGIYFAWLGFYTEMLSYAAIVGLLCFLYGWITMDDSISSKEICDKDIGGQIFMCPLCDQTCEFWRLNATCEPSQYSHLFDNVATLFFAIFMGIWVTLFLEFWKRRQARLEYEWDLVDFEEEQQQLQLRPEYEAKCTQKRKNPVTQEIELVLKRSPAGILGKVFLCWMSIVFWIALIIASMIAVIVYRLAVYAAFASVMENNHALEPISGLLTPQLATSVTASCLNFIMIMILNFLYERVAIWITDMEIPRTHLEYENRLTMKMFLFQFVNYYSSCFYVAFFKGKFVGYPGEYTYMFNRWRNEECDPAGCLIELTTQLTIVMAGKQIWGNIQEAFVPWILNWWRSRKARNSPETLYSRWEQDFDLQVFGSLGLFYEYLEMVVQFGFITLFVASFPLAPLLALLNNILEIRVDSWKLTTQFRRPFAAKAHSIGVWQEILNGVAILSVVTNAFIVAFTSDMIPRLVYYYAYSDDNDSSMLGYISSSLSVFDVSDFQNFSMPQNNEMNVTLCRYRDYRYPPDHERRYLHTMQYWHILAAKMAFIIIMEHVVFVVKFFVAWLIPDVPSEVKARIKREKYLTQQILHEYELCKLRQKLNEKNHCSEVAKEVVATEGKAQLSAAM; this is encoded by the exons GAGAGAAGAAGAGAATTTGAATTGAACTTGCAGAAAGCGGGTCTGGAGCTAGAAACCGAAGACAAGAAG GAGTCGGAGaatggaaaaaattattttgtcaAGATCCATGCGCCCTGGGAGGTCCTCTCCACCTACGCCGAGGTGCTGAATATCAAGATGCCCTTAAAGGAGAATGATATGGTCGTGACGACGGAAAACCCTCTAAACTGGTTTCTGAAATTCTTCAAACTTCCGTATGACGTCATGAACCCAGAACCAGATTATTTCACGGCTCCTTTCAGCAAGCAGAGGCAGGAGCTGTTCTACATCCGCGACCAGAACACATTCTTCACACCGGCCACCAGGAACAGGATA GTCTATTACATCCTCTCTCGTTGCCCCTACGGAATTGGGGAGGAGAAGAGAAAGTTTGGTATTAAGAGGCTGTTAAGCAATGGGACGTACACAGCCGCCTTCCCTCTCCATGAC TGTCAGTACTGGAAGAAGTCCCAGGATGTGAACTGTGAGAGCGAGCGGTATACATTGCATAAACACTGGGCCAGATTTGGAAAGTTTTACAAGGAACAGCCGCACGATCTGATCAG AAAGTACTACGGGGAGAAGATTGGAATCTACTTTGCTTGGCTCGGCTTCTATACAGAAATGTTATCTTATGCTGCTATTGTTGGGTTGTTATGCTTCCTGTACGGATGGATAACAATGGATGACAGCATCAGTAG TAAAGAGATCTGTGATAAGGACATTGGGGGACAAATCTTCATGTGTCCGCTGTGTGACCAGACCTGTGAATTCTGGAGGTTAAACGCCACATGTGAACCTTCTCAG TATTCACACTTGTTTGACAACGTGGCCACCCTCTTCTTTGCCATCTTCATGGGAATATGGG TGACATTattcctggagttctggaagcGGCGGCAGGCGCGGCTGGAGTACGAGTGGGACTTGGTTGACTTTGAGGAAGAACAACAGCAACTTCAGCTGAGACCAGAATATGAGGCCAAATGCACCCAAAAAAGGAAAAACCCGGTGACGCAG GAAATAGAACTGGTGCTAAAGCGAAGTCCTGCAGGCATCCTGGGGAAAGTGTTCTTGTGCTGGATGTCCATTGTGTTCTGG ATCGCTTTAATCATAGCCAGCATGATCGCGGTTATTGTCTATCGGTTGGCGGTCTATGCCGCATTCGCCAGTGTTATGGAGAACAACCACGCGCTGGAGCCCATCAGTGGGCTGCTAACACCACAACTGGCCACCTCGGTGACTGCTTCCTGCCTGAACTTCATCATGATCATGATCTTGAACTTCTTGTATGAACGTGTGGCTATCTGGATCACCGACATGG AAATTCCCAGAACTCACCTGGAGTACGAGAACCGGCTCACTATGAAAATGTTCCTCTTCCAGTTCGTCAACTACTACTCCTCATGCTTCTATGTGGCTTTCTTCAAGGGGAAGTTTGTTGGCTATCCCGGCGAGTACACCTATATGTTCAACCGTTGGCGTAATGAGGAG TGTGACCCGGCTGGCTGTCTGATCGAGCTCACAACACAACTTACTATAGTTATGGCTGGGAAGCAAATCTGGGGAAATATACAGGAGGCCTTCGTTCC GTGGATATTGAACTGGTGGAGAAGTAGAAAAGCCAGAAATAGCCCAGAGACTCTGTACAGCAGATGGGAACAGGACTTTGATCTACAGGTCTTTGGAAGTCTGGGACTCTTCTACGAATATCTTGAAATGG TGGTCCAGTTTGGGTTCATTACCTTATTTGTGGCCTCCTTTCCTTTGGCTCCGCTCCTCGCTCTCCTGAACAACATCCTGGAGATTCGTGTCGACTCTTGGAAATTAACTACGCAGTTCAGGCGACCGTTTGCAGCGAAGGCTCACAGCATTGGGGTGTGGCAGGAAATCCTGAATGGAGTTGCCATCTTATCCGTCGTTACGAAT GCATTTATCGTGGCGTTCACCTCCGACATGATCCCCCGCCTGGTCTACTATTATGCCTACTCTGACGACAACGATTCTTCCATGTTAGGATATATTAGCAGCAGCCTCTCGGTGTTTGACGTTTCTGATTTTCAGAATTTCAGCATGCCACAGAATAACGAAATGAATGTCACGTTGTGCAG GTACAGAGATTATCGTTACCCTCCAGACCACGAGAGGAGATATCTACACACCATGCAGTACTGGCACATACTGGCAGCAAAAATGGCCTTTATCATCATTATGGAG CACGTCGTGTTTGTCGTCAAATTCTTCGTGGCCTGGCTGATCCCAGACGTCCCATCCGAGGTGAAGGCCAGAATCAAACGTGAGAAGTACCTCACGCAGCAGATTCTTCACGAATACGAGCTGTGCAAGTTACGGCAGAAGCTGAACGAGAAGAATCACTGCTCCGAGGTGGCCAAAGAAGTTGTAGCCACAGAAGGGAAGGCCCAGCTGTCTGCCGCCATGTAG